The nucleotide window GCTTTCACTAAAAATATATAATGCCAATGGCCGTTCATTAGCATTAACATATGCAATGGCTTCATCTAATTGAGTGTATACTTTTATAGGGAGGATAGGACCAAATATTTCCTCCCTCATCACCCTCATATCGTCTGATGGATTAACGATAAGAGTTGGAGGAAAAAACTTATTTTCAGATTCGGCAGGTGATAATTGGATTACTTCCGCCCCTTTCGATTGCGCATCTGCCACTAATTCCATTAACCTATTAAAATGCTCAGCTGATATTATACGCCCATAGGATTTTGAATCTTTCTGTTCTTTCCCATAAAAACTGGCTATGGTATTCTCCATTTCAGCAATTAAACTGCCTACTATATTTTGCTCTACCAAAACATAATCTGGCGCAATACAAGTTTGCCCAGTGTTAAGAAACTTACCGAATGTAATTTTTTCGGATATTTCTGAAACCTTAACAGAACCATCAATAAATACTGGCGATTTCCCCCCCAATTCTAAAGTTACACTAGTTAAATGTTTGGCGGCATTCTTCATGACAATCTTACCAACACTAGGAGAACCAGTAAAAAAGATATGATTAAAAGGCAAGGCTAACAATTGCTCTGCCGTTTCAACTCCACCTTGTATCAAAACTACTTCATCTGAATTGAAAACGTCCTCAATAATATCTTGCATTACTTTAGAAGCCATAGTAGAAATTTCGGAAGGCTTTATTACAAGGCAGTTGCCAGCTGCAATAGCTGAAACTAGAGGGCATAATGTTAAAGTAACAGGATAATTCCATGGAGACATGATTAAACACACTCCTTTGGGTTCATATTTTATATAAGAATTACTGCCAAACAAAACCAAAGGCGATCTCACCCTTTTATTCTTCATCCAATATGGAAGGTTTTTTTTGGCTTTTTTAATTTCATCGACAACTGGATATATGTCAGATAAATCGGTTTCAAGAATTGGTTTGCCAAAATCAGCCAACATCGCCTCCCTAATCCTTGATTTATAGGTTGTTGTAATGGCAATTTGAAGTTTCGTTAATTTAGAAATCCTCTCCTTATAGGACGTATTGCCAATCTCAAATTGCTTCGCTTTAAGCCTTTCAAAGGCCTGTAAATGGGGATTTGTCATATAATTCTTAGTAATCAACTAACGGTTTTACTGGGCTGCAGGCCCGTTTCATGCATTTCATCGATGTTTTTTGTAACGGCTTTCAACTTATCTAATAATCAAGTGGGTTTGTCCAAAATATTTAATCAAGGTAAACATCCTACGCATCTTTGTATAGCAATTGAAACCCAAATACTATAAACGTCATGAAATCATTAATTACTTTAATCCTTTTCGTTAGCCTACCAATCTTCGCTTCTGCGCAAGATAATTCTGAGGCCAATTTACCTATTGACAAAACATTTATGGTTTCTATTGTTAAAGATACTGCTAATAAGCCTGCTATTAAAATAGACCAAAAATCAGCTTCGCAATTACAAGTTATCGATTTAAATTATAAAAAGAGTCTTGATTTGGTGAGCATAAAAGCATATAGAAAAAGTCTTCAAATTAAAGTGAAGACAATTAAGAGATGTTAATCTTTTAAAGGATTATTTAATTGCAGCGCCTAAGGGCGCTTTTTTTATTTCCATTCGGTACAATCGCTTTAAGTTTTGTAGTTTTATTGACTTCAAAATTTCATTCATGTCTGAACAAAAACGCCTTTTTTTAGTTGATGCCTACGCAGTTATTTTTCGTGGTTATTACGCATTTATAAAAAATCCAAGAATCAACTCCAAAGGAATGAACACTTCCGCAATCATGGGTTTTATGAATTCCCTATTGGATGTGATAAAACGTGAAAGACCTGATCATCTAGCGGTCTGTTTTGATAAGGGGGGAAGTGTTGAGCGGGTAGAAATGTTCGAAGATTATAAGGCCAATAGAGATGAAACACCGGAGGCAATAATCAATTCAATTCCTTATATCCATGATATTTTAAAGGCAATGCATATCCCAATCATGGTTAAGGAGGGTTATGAAGCCGACGATGTCATTGGCACTCTATCCAGACAGGCCGAAAAAGAAGGTTATCGGGTTTATATGGTTACCCCAGATAAGGATTTTGCGCAGTTAGTCACTGATAATATTTTTATGTACCGCCCAGTTTTTGGAGGTGGATATGAAACTTGGGGCATCCCAGAAGTTAAAAAGAAATTTGAAGTTGAACGTCCTGAACAAGTTATCGATTTGTTGGGAATGATGGGAGATTCATCAGATAACATTCCAGGATTTCCTGGCGTTGGCGAAAAAACTGCGAAGAAGTTCATCGCTGAATTTGGAAGCATGGAAGAATTGCTTGCCAATACCGATAAATTGAAGGGCAAAATGAGGGAGCGAGTTGAAGAAAATAAAGAACTGGGGTTGCTTTCCAAAAAACTTGCGAGGATAATGCTTGATGTACCAGTTATTTTCGATGAGCATGATTTTGAACTATCGGAACCGGATATCGAAGCGGTAACAGCGATTTTTGAAGATTTAGAATTTAGAAGGTTGACAGAAAATTTCATAAAAACCTTTGCAAAGGAGGAGTCTGTTCCAAATGGTGATAACACTAATCTAAGTACGCCAACCAAAGAAGTCTCTAGTTCTCCTGCTGGATCAGGGCAATTCTCTCTATTTGGTGAAGATTCTGAAAGTCTTACAATTTCTACTTCCCGGGATACCTTTGAGACCAAAAGTCATTTATACCAAAGTGTAGCTACCGGATTGTCTACTTCGCTCTTCATTAAAAATCTAATGAACCAGAAAAGTGTTTGTTTTGATACTGAGACAACTTCCATCAACCCAATTGAAGCGGAGTTGGTAGGAATTGCATTTAGTTGGGAAGCATCCAAAGGGTTTTATCTTCCATTCCCTGAGGAAAGAGAAGATGCCCAAAAGCTATTGGAACAGCTTAGAACATTTTTCGAAAATGAATCCATTGAGAAAATAGGTCAGAATTTAAAATATGATATAAAGGTTCTCCATAAATATGGCATAGAAGTAAAAGGTAAATTATTCGACACTATGTTAGCTCATTATCTGATAAATCCAGATATGCGCCATAATATGGATGTTTTGGCAGAAACCTATTTAAACTATACTCCTATTTCTATTGAAAAGTTAATTGGTAAAAAGGGTAAGAATCAAAAATCCATGCGCACGGTTCCATTGGATCAGCAAACAGAATACGCCGTTGAAGATGCGGATATTACCTTGCAATTAAAGGAGTATTTTGAAAAAGAACTAACCGAGGCCAACACCCAAAAACTGTTTGATGACATTGAAATTCCATTGTTAAGGGTTTTAGCTGAAATGGAATTGGAAGGGATTAATCTTGATATTCCATTTCTGAATGAATTATCGAAGGCTCTTGATCGCGACATAAAGCAACTTGAACAGAAGATTTATGAAGCAGCAGGTGAAACTTTTAATATTGCCTCCCCGAAACAGTTGGGCGAAATTTTGTTTGAAAAATTAAAATTGGTCGACAAGCCGAAGAAAACTAAAACGGGTCAATATTCCACAGCTGAAGACGTGTTGTCTTACTTGGCTAAAGATCACGAAATCATAAAGAATATCCTCGATTATAGAGGTCTAGCCAAATTGAAAAGCACCTATGTTGATGCTCTACCTCAACAGGTCGAACCTTCAACTGGTAGGGTTCATACAGATTATATGCAAACTGTGGCCGCCACAGGAAGATTAAGTAGTAATAATCCTAATCTTCAAAATATTCCTATTAGAACAGAAAGAGGGCGGCAAGTGCGAAAGGCATTTATTCCTAGGAATAATGACTTCACTTTGTTGGCTGCCGATTATTCTCAAATAGAATTGAGAATAATCGCTGCTTTGAGTGAAGAAGATAATATGATTGAAGCCTTCAAAAAGGGAGAGGATATTCATGCATCCACAGCTTCAAAAGTATTTAATGTGCCTTTATCAGAAGTTACAAGAGAACAAAGAAGCAATGCCAAGACGGTTAACTTCGGAATTATATATGGTGTCTCAGCATTTGGATTGAGCAACCAAACCGATCTGAGCAGGAGCGAGTCTAAAGACTTAATTGATACTTATTATGCCACTTATCCCAAATTAAGAGCATTTATCAACCAACAAATTGATTTTGCAAGAGACCATGGTTATGTTCAAACCGTGTTAGGTCGTCGTCGGTATTTAAAAGATATAAATAGCAGAAATGCAGTCGTTCGTGGCGCTGCAGAAAGAAACGCTGTTAACGCTCCAATACAGGGAAGTGCGGCGGACATCATAAAAATTGCCATGATTAATATTCATAAAAAATTAAAATCAGAAAAGTATAGAACCAAGATGCTCTTACAGGTACACGATGAATTGGTTTTTGATGTTTACAAACCTGAATTGGAACAGGTTTCAAAAATGATTAAAACTGAAATGGAAAATGCTTACACTTTAACTGTTCCATTAGATGTAGAGATAGATACTGGCAGCAACTGGCTGGAGGCACATTAAAAATTTGTTATCAATTCATGTCGTCCACCTAAATGCACCTTGAACGATTTATCATATGATTCCTGATAAAATGAAAATTTAATAAAGGCTAGGAACCAAAAAACAAAATGTTATGAAAGTACTCTTTATTGGTGGCACCGGAATTATTAGCTCTGCTTGTTCTCAATTGGCAATTTCTCGGGGAATGGATTTATACCATCTCAACCGCGGACAAACTTCTAGCCTAAGACCAATTGAGGGGGTAAAACATATTGCAGCCAATATCCGTGATTTAGAAAACACCAAAAAAGAACTTGAAAGCCATCATTTTGATGTGGTAGTGGATTTTATTTCATTTAAAAAAGAACACATTAAAAATAGCATCGCTCTATTTTCAGGAAAGACAGGTCAATTTGTATTTATCAGTTCTGCATCAGCCTACCAAACACCACCAGAAAAACTGCCGGTTACTGAAAATACTGTTTTGGATAACCCTTATTGGCAATATTCCAGAGATAAAATTGATTGCGAGGTAATACTTAGAGATGCTTATGATAGAAATGGATTTCCGTACACCATTGTTCGTCCCTCCCATACATATGACAAAACTACCATTCCACTTATTGGTGGATATACAAGCCTTCAAAGATTAAAACAAGGAAGACTTGTTATAGTTCCTGGAGATGGAACATCAATTTGGACACTAACACATCATAAGGATTTTGCTGTGGGTTTTTTAGGCCTATTTGGAAAGTCTGAGGCAATAAATAATGATTTCCATATTACTTCAGATGAGTGGTTGACTTGGAATCAAATCTATAAGTTATTTGCTAAAGAATTAAATGTTGATGCCAATTTTTTTTATGTGCCCTCAAATATTATTGCTAAATATGACAAGGATTTAGGAGATGGACTTTTGGGAGATAAAATGCACAGTATGATTTTTGACAATTCAAAAATTAAATCGTTGGTACCGGAATTCAATGCTAAAATACAGTTTGGTGAAGGAGTAAAGGAGATAGTTTCATGGTATGAAAACTTTACTATGCCCGAAAGATTTGATTTGGAATTAGATAGAAAAATGGATAACATTATTAATGATTATTCAATTGATCCACTTATAAGATAACCAACATTAAAATAACTATGAGATTCTACATTGTCATTGGTATTCTGTTTTTAGTCTCGTGCAAACCCAATAACAAGAAACCTGAACTCTCTGGAATCAATCTCAAAGATGCATATAGAAATGCATTTAAAATGGGTAGTGCTATAAATGAAGATATAGTTTCAGGAGCAGATCAAAAATCCAAAGACATTATAATTTCCCAATTCAATACAATTACACCAGAAAATTGCATGAAAGCCGGCCCTATTAATCCAGAGCCAGGAATCTACAATTTTGAACCGGCTGACGACTTTGTCGCTTTCGGACAAGCAAACAATATGTTTATTATAGGACACACTTTAATTTGGCATAACCAAACCCCAGACTGGTTCTTTAAAGATGATCTCGGCAACCCAAATACTACGGAAGCCCAAGCAGAACGTTTGCGTTCGCACATAGAAATGGTTGCTGGCAGATATTCAGGAAAAGTTCATGCATGGGACGTTGTTAATGAAGTTATAGACAATGATGGGTCTTACAGACCTACTACTTGGGTAAATAGTATAGGAGATGGCGATGAGTTGGTAAAACTCGCATTTAAACATGCAAGTAAATATGCCCCTGATACAGAATTATATTATAATGATTTCAATGCATGGAGACCTGCCAAACGAGATGGGATTATGCGAATGGTTAGGATGCTTCAAAATGAGGGCATCCGGATTGATGGAATAGGCATTCAAGGACATTGGGGATTAAATTATCCAAAAACAGAATACATCGAAGCAGCCATCGATTCCTTTGCTTCACTCGGTGTAAAAGTAATGATTACAGAACTTGATGTGGATGTTTTACCTCTTACCAAAGAGGGGCAAATCATCGGAACTGGATTATTACATCCCCAATACGAATTAGAAGAGTTTAAGGAATTCCTAGACCCCTATCGAAATGGCTTACCCGAAGAAATGCAACATGCATTAGCTGATCGTTACGCTGAACTTTTCGAAATTTTCTATCGAAAAAAAGATAAAATAGACCGTGTTACTTTATGGGGGCTTCATGATGGGATGACCTGGAAAAATGATTACCCAATAAACAATCGCACTAATTACCCATTACTTTACGACAGAAATAAAAATCCTAAACCAGCATTGCAGGCTATATTGAATATCCCAAATAATTTTTAATTAGTTCCAATTTCAGTTTTTACTATTTCAAAATGAAATTTTAAAGACGACCAACTCATCTTGAAAAATGTTTTAATTTGACCTAAAACCAAAATTAAAAATGACGACCATGGAGAGGTAACTTTAAAAATTAGGAACAACAGAAATAACAATTGATTAGAGGCAAAATAGTGGTTTTTTTAAGTCCTTATAAAAATTCACTTTAGACTGTTTGGTAATCACATAATTAATCGTAAATTTGCAAACTCTTTTTTGGAGAGGAATGTTTAATCCGTCCGCATCGAGCGGACTTGTAAATTTAAATAGTGTGGATACATTAAGCTACAAGACTATTTCAGCCAATAAATCTACCGTCAATAAAGAATGGGTATTGGTGGATGCTGAAGGTCAGAATCTTGGTCGCTTGGCTTCTAAAGTAGCAAAACTCCTTAGAGGTAAGCACAAGACCAACTTTACACCACACGTTGATTGCGGCGATAACGTAATTGTTATTAACGCAGAGAAGATTGGACTTTCAGGCAAAAAGTGGAACGATAAGACTTACATCCGTCACACAGGTTATCCTGGCGGACAAAGAAGCCTTACTGCCACAGAATTGTTTGATAAAAATCCTGCAACGTTGGTAGAAAAATCCGTGAAAGGGATGTTGCCTAAAAATAAGTTAGGCGCAGACTTATTCCGTAATTTAAATGTTTATGTAGGTTCTGAGCACCCCCATTCAGCTCAACAACCAAAAACCATTAATCTTAACGAATTCAACTAATGGAAGTAATTCACAAAATCGGCCGAAGAAAAACTGCTGTTGCTCGTGTTTATGTTGCTCCAGGAAAAGGTTCTATTACAGTTAACAAAAGAGACTTAAAAGAATATTTCCCTACCCCAACTCTTCAGTACAAAGTGAACCAACCTCTTACAATGACTGAAAACGAAGGAAACTTCGACATTACAGTTAACGTATTTGGAGGTGGCGCCACTGGTCAAGCTGAAGCTGTTCGTTTAGCACTTTCTCGCGCTATGTGCGAACTAGACGCAGAAAACAGAGGTATTTTAAAGCCTGAAGGATTATTAACTAGAGACCCAAGAATGGTTGAGCGCAAGAAATTCGGTCAGAAAAAAGCGCGTAAGAAATTCCAGTTCTCTAAACGTTAATATTTTTCAAAGTATTATGTGGATCTGCACGAGGCAGATTCAAAAAAAATTAACCAAGTATTTGTTGTCCACGGCTTCGTCCGGGATTTAGTTTAGCATCTAAATGGTTAAGGCCGAATAATCGCCACTTAATCATTGCTAATTCAACAGAACGTAAACTATTACAAAAATGGAAAATATTGTAGTTAAAGACTTATTAGATGCAGGAGTGCATTTTGGGCATTTAACCAGAAAATGGGACCCCAATATGGCACCTTACATTTATATGGAGCGTAACGGCATCCATATTATCAATCTTTACAAGACTGCAGCTAAAATTGAAGAAAGCGCAAAAGCTCTTCATAAAATTGCCGCTTCTGGAAAGAAAATCTTATTTGTAGCAACTAAAAAACAGGCAAAAGATATCGTTGCTGAAAAAGCTGGCGCGGTTAACATGCCTTACATTACTGAAAGATGGCCAGGTGGTATGCTTACCAATTTCATTACTATTAGAAAAGCCGTTAAAAAAATGGCTTCTATCGATAGAATGAAGAAAGATGGTACTTTCGAAACACTATCTAAAAAAGAACGTTTGCAAGTAGATCGACTACGTGCAAAACTTGAAAAGAACTTAGGTTCTATTAGTGACATGACTCGTTTGCCAGGAGCATTGTTTGTGGTAGACATCAAGCGTGAGCACATTGCTATTAAAGAAGCACAAAAATTAAACATTCCAATCTTCGCGATGGTAGATACTAACTCAGACCCACGTCAGGTTGATTACGTAATTCCATCAAACGATGATGCTTCTAAATCAATAGAAAAAGTCCTTTCTTTAGTTACTTCTGCTGTTGCAGAAGGATTAGCTGAACGCAAATCAGATAAAGCAGATAAGCCTGCTAAGTCTAAATCTGCTTCCCCTGTTAAGAAAAAAGCAGCAAAAGCAGTTGCAGTTTCTGAAGAAGAGGAATAAACCATACATATTCAAAACATAAAAGGTCGTTTAATTCTTTTCTATATAGAGACTAATTAAGCGACCATTTCAATTTAAATAATTAAAATTATGACTAAGATAACCGCTTCAGATGTTAATAAATTGAGACAAGCAACAGGTGCAGGCATGATGGATTGCAAAAATGCCCTTGTTGAAGCTGAAGGAGATTTTGAAAAAGCTATTGAAATCCTTAGAAAAAAAGGACAAAAAGTTGCTGCAAAGCGTGCTGATCGTGAATCAACCGAGGGTGCTGCAATTGCAAAAGTTAGCAATGACAACACTAAAGGTGTTGCCATCGTATTGGGATGTGAAACAGATTTCGTTGGTAAAAACGATAGTTTTGTTGATTTGGCCCACAAATTGGCAGAGTTAGCCTTAGAATGTTCCACTAAAGAAGAATTGTTAGCTGCTGATTTTGATGGCATATCAGTTTCCGAAAAACTTATTGAGCAAACAGGTGTAATCGGTGAAAAAATCGATATTAACGCGTTTGAAAAAATTGAAGCTCCTTACGTAGGTTCTTATATCCATGCGGGTAATAAAATTGCCACTTTAGTAGGTCTTTCTTCTTGCGCAGATGGCGCTGACGTTGTTGCAAAGGATGTTGCTATGCAGGCTGCTGCTATGAGCCCAATCGCTTTAGATGAAGACGGAGTAGACGCTGCAACGATCGAAAAAGAAATTGAAATTGCAAAAGAACAATTACGTGGCGAAGGAAAACCAGAAGCAATGTTAGACAATATTGCAAAAGGAAAATTGAAGCGTTTCTTTAAGGATAACACTTTAGTTAACCAAGATTTCATAAAAGACAGCAAACAAAGTGTTGCCCAATATGTAAAGTCATTAGGAAATGATGTTAAAGTAACTGCATTTAGACGCGTTACTTTAGGTTAATCCTATTTCAACTAATATTAAAATCCCGCAAATGCGGGATTTTTTGTTTATAATTATGCATATGAGATAATTTTGAAAATAGGAATTCTGAATTTCTCATTAAAAAAATATGTAGTTTTGCTAAACCGTTGTAACGATTACCGATTACAGCTACAAAGGATGTCAATTCATGAAATATAACAGAATCTTACTAAAGCTCTCAGGTGAAGCTTTAATGGGAAATCGACAATACGGAATAGATCCCCAAAGATTATCAGAATATGCCAAAGAAATTAAAGCAATTACAGAAGCTGGCGTAGAAGTAGCCATAGTAATTGGCGGTGGCAATATCTTTAGAGGGGTTGCAGGAGCAAGTAACGGAATGGATAGGGTGCAAGGTGACCATATGGGTATGCTTGCCACCATTATCAATGGCCTAGCTTTACAAAGCGCGCTTGAAGACGCCGGCGTACCAACCCGACTACAATCTGCAATACAAATAAATGAGGTGGCGGAACCTTTTATTAGGAGAAAGGCATTAAGGCATCTAGAAAAAGGCCGAGTTGTTATTTTTGGTGGCGGAACCGGAAATCCTTATTTTACCACTGATTCGGCTGCAGTTTTACGAGCCATCGAAATGGAAGCTGATGTTATTCTAAAAGGTACTAGAGTGGATGGCATTTACAATACCGATCCTGAAAAAGACCGTATGGCAATTAAATTCGATCACATCAGTTTTGATGATGTATTGAGAAAGGGCTTGAAGGTAATGGATACCACCGCCTTCACCTTAAGCCAAGAAAACCAATTACCTATTATTGTATTTGATATGAATAAAAGGGGAAACCTTTTTAAAGTGGTTTCTGGCGAGAAAGTAGGAACAAAAGTTAATTTATAGATTTTAAAGTCTAATTAGGAATTTTTAATTACCAATGAACGAGGAAGTCGATTTTATTTTAGATACTACACAAGAAGCGATGGACAGTGCCATCAAACATCTTGAAAAACAGTTTGTAAATATTCGCGCTGGTAAGGCAAGCCCGGCAATGCTTGGCAGTGTGTTCGTAGAATATTACGGCAATCAAACTCCTCTTAATCAGGTTGCCAATGTTAATACCCCAGATGGTCGTACGATTACTGTGCAGCCTTGGGAAAAACAAATGATAGGTGAAATTGAAAGAGGAATAATGATGGCCAACCTAGGATTCAATCCTATGAACAATGGTGAAATGGTAATTATTAATGTGCCGCCGTTAACAGAAGAGCGCCGAAAGAATTTGGCCAAACAGGCTAAAGCAGAAGCTGAAGATGCAAAAGTCGGAATTAGGAATGCTCGTAAAGAAGCCAATAACGATCTTAAGAAATTGGATATTTCTGAGGACCTTTTGAAGAATGCTGAGATCGATGTACAAGAAATGACAGATTCTTACGTAATGAAAGTGGATGAACTTCTAGAGGTTAAGGAAAAAGAAATCATGACAGTTTAACAAGCGGCATTAGTCGCTTTTTTTGTCCTCAATCACCTTATGAAAAGACACCTACTTAAAATCTGTCTTGTTTTCATTGTATCCTTTTCGTTTTCACAAAATGAAGGTAATCCCCAAAGCGAAGGATCAGAAAATACCACCAAACCAAAATTTTTAAAAAATATACCTGACGGGTATTTCCCCACCAAATATTTCAAGTTCGATTTAAGGTATCTTTTCAAATATAACCGGTACGAACATGTAAGAACTGGGGTGGGTGGCGTTACAACTGAAGATTTTTCAAAACTATTTAGAATAAGTAATTATGTTGTTTATGGTTTTGGTGACCACCGATGGAAATACAACATAACAGGAGGCATTTTGTTAAATCAGCCAACTGATACTTGGCTAAGTTTGGCTTATACGGATGATTTAACCGAAACAGCAAGTTCTCCCTATTTAACGGACAAAAGGACTTTCCGTGTGTTCCAACCTAGGCTTTTTAATATAGACAGATTTCACCACCACATTACCAAATCTGTTAGTCTGGAACATGTCTTCTCAGAAAAATTATTAGGTGTTTTAGATGTTTCAGCAAACAAAATTTGGCCCACTTACGATTACATCTATGTAAATGACGGTTTTGAATATGATCGATTTCATCTAAGTTTAGCCAAGCTAGCCATGCAATGGACTCCAGCAAACGGCAAAGTTATAGATCAACATAATGGAGCGGTTAAAATCGAGCAAGGATTTCCTGTAATATCCCTTCAATTAACAAAAAGTTTTACAGATATATTGGATGGTGATTTCGATTTTTTTAAAATAGATACAAGGTTTGCACATCAATTTAATTACAATAACGAAAGCACTACAGAAATTCTCACAAAGACAGGCATAGCGTTTGGAGATGTACCGATTACTCATCTTTACCATGCCTATCCAAATAATTTGAATAAACCCGAAATAATGCAACGCTTTTCGGTAGCAGGCATCAATAGTTTCGAAACAATGTATTTCAATGAATTCTTCGTGGATAGATATGCCTCACTTCAAATTAAACATTTTCTCAAACCATTTAATTGGGGGAAAAAATTTAAGCCCCAATTAGTGTTGATCAGTAGAATGGCAATTGGAGAAATGTCTGACATCGAAAAACATCAACTTATCAATTTTTCAACCTTCAAAAAGGGGTATTCTGAAGCAGGATTTGAAATGAATAAAATACTGTTTGGTTTCGGACTAGCCGCCGCTTATAGATATGGTGCCTATCATTTACCTAATTTCGAGCAAAACTTCGCGTTTAAGTTCACATTTAACATGAAGATATAGAATAAACTAACATTGGTATTATAAGTCTTATTCTTCTTCTTTTCATACCTTTGCACATCTTTTTAGATACCAATGCTTAAACTGTTAACTACCGGCTTTTGGGAAGTCGTTGCCCGCAAAATTCTACGGAACAAAATTGGGATTTTGGTTACCATTATTTTGGCAACCATTTTTCTGAGCTACCAATGGAAATATATGCGTTTCACCTATACTGAAGCCAACCTACTTCCTGATGACCACCCAATTAATGTAGAGTATAATGAATTTCTTAATCTTTTTGGTGAAGAAGGAAACCTTATAGTTCTAGGTGTAAAAGACAGTTTGTTATTCACTCCAGAAAACTGGAATGAGTGGCATTCTCTCGCAGATAAATTAAAGAAGTTTGATGCGGTTGAAACTGTACTTTCCATAAATGACTTACAACAATTAGTTAAAGATACTGCACAAAATAAATTTGTATTAAAACCATTAGTAAAGGACTCTATAGGTTCGCAAACCGCTATTGATTCTTTAAAAAATGACCTTTTAAGCAAATATCCTTTCTACGAGAATTTCCTGTTCAATTCTGAAAATCAAACAATTAGAACCATTGTTTATTTACATCAAGATATTGTAAATAGCGCTGTTCGAAGGGATTTTATTGTGGACGATTTAATTCCATTGGTTTCAGAAACTGAACTAAAAACAGGGATGGATGTCAGAGTTTCTGGAATGCCTTATATCCGCACATTGAATTCGCAGGTTATTATAGACGAGATTGGATGGTTTATTGGTGCGGCGTTATTGGTTACTTCCCTTATCTTCTTTTTCTTTTTTAGATCAATTAGGGCCACTTTAATTTCTTTAATTGTTGTTTCCATAGGGGTAATGTGGACCTTTGGTATCTTGGGATTGCTGAAGTATGAAATAACCGTTCTAACCGCATTAATACCCCCTTTAATTATAGTTATAGGAATACCTAATTGCATTTTCTTAATAAACAAATACCAACATGAGGTAAAGAAACATG belongs to Aegicerativicinus sediminis and includes:
- the rpsI gene encoding 30S ribosomal protein S9; this encodes MEVIHKIGRRKTAVARVYVAPGKGSITVNKRDLKEYFPTPTLQYKVNQPLTMTENEGNFDITVNVFGGGATGQAEAVRLALSRAMCELDAENRGILKPEGLLTRDPRMVERKKFGQKKARKKFQFSKR
- the rpsB gene encoding 30S ribosomal protein S2, encoding MENIVVKDLLDAGVHFGHLTRKWDPNMAPYIYMERNGIHIINLYKTAAKIEESAKALHKIAASGKKILFVATKKQAKDIVAEKAGAVNMPYITERWPGGMLTNFITIRKAVKKMASIDRMKKDGTFETLSKKERLQVDRLRAKLEKNLGSISDMTRLPGALFVVDIKREHIAIKEAQKLNIPIFAMVDTNSDPRQVDYVIPSNDDASKSIEKVLSLVTSAVAEGLAERKSDKADKPAKSKSASPVKKKAAKAVAVSEEEE
- the tsf gene encoding translation elongation factor Ts, with protein sequence MTKITASDVNKLRQATGAGMMDCKNALVEAEGDFEKAIEILRKKGQKVAAKRADRESTEGAAIAKVSNDNTKGVAIVLGCETDFVGKNDSFVDLAHKLAELALECSTKEELLAADFDGISVSEKLIEQTGVIGEKIDINAFEKIEAPYVGSYIHAGNKIATLVGLSSCADGADVVAKDVAMQAAAMSPIALDEDGVDAATIEKEIEIAKEQLRGEGKPEAMLDNIAKGKLKRFFKDNTLVNQDFIKDSKQSVAQYVKSLGNDVKVTAFRRVTLG
- the pyrH gene encoding UMP kinase; translated protein: MKYNRILLKLSGEALMGNRQYGIDPQRLSEYAKEIKAITEAGVEVAIVIGGGNIFRGVAGASNGMDRVQGDHMGMLATIINGLALQSALEDAGVPTRLQSAIQINEVAEPFIRRKALRHLEKGRVVIFGGGTGNPYFTTDSAAVLRAIEMEADVILKGTRVDGIYNTDPEKDRMAIKFDHISFDDVLRKGLKVMDTTAFTLSQENQLPIIVFDMNKRGNLFKVVSGEKVGTKVNL
- the frr gene encoding ribosome recycling factor; the encoded protein is MNEEVDFILDTTQEAMDSAIKHLEKQFVNIRAGKASPAMLGSVFVEYYGNQTPLNQVANVNTPDGRTITVQPWEKQMIGEIERGIMMANLGFNPMNNGEMVIINVPPLTEERRKNLAKQAKAEAEDAKVGIRNARKEANNDLKKLDISEDLLKNAEIDVQEMTDSYVMKVDELLEVKEKEIMTV